The following proteins come from a genomic window of Terriglobia bacterium:
- a CDS encoding Gfo/Idh/MocA family oxidoreductase — MLSIGVIGYGYWGPNIVRNFQNVNRGCVKVICDLNPKALERAQKSSPGIETTSDCRDVCTRRDIDAVAVITPVSTHYPLVKKALENGKHVFVEKPFTNSIAEAEELIELAEKKNLNIMVDHTFLFTGAVKKIKELIDQDVLGTLYYYDSTRVNLGLFQTDVNVIWDLAPHDFSIMQYLIPGKPEAVVATGEKHVNGIEDVAYITVYFSKNVIAHFNVNWLSPVKVRSTLIGGEKKMLVWNDLEADEKIKIYDKGVKTATGEHVYDLLVSYRMGDIWSPRIDQIEALKVETQYFVDCVEKGERPFNDGMAGLNVVRMLEAAGKSLSQKGGIVNL; from the coding sequence ATGTTATCCATTGGCGTTATAGGTTACGGATATTGGGGACCCAATATTGTCCGAAACTTCCAGAACGTCAACCGCGGCTGCGTCAAAGTAATCTGTGATCTCAACCCCAAAGCCCTGGAACGTGCGCAGAAGAGCAGCCCCGGCATCGAGACCACCTCCGACTGCCGTGACGTCTGCACGCGCCGCGACATCGACGCGGTCGCGGTGATCACCCCGGTCTCGACGCACTACCCGCTCGTCAAGAAAGCCCTGGAAAACGGCAAGCACGTTTTCGTGGAGAAACCTTTTACGAACAGCATCGCCGAAGCCGAGGAACTGATCGAGCTTGCCGAAAAGAAAAACCTCAACATCATGGTGGACCACACTTTTCTTTTCACCGGCGCGGTCAAGAAGATCAAAGAGCTGATCGACCAGGACGTGCTCGGGACTCTTTACTACTACGACTCCACCCGCGTGAATCTCGGCTTGTTCCAGACCGACGTCAATGTGATCTGGGACCTCGCCCCGCACGACTTCTCCATCATGCAATATCTCATCCCGGGCAAGCCGGAAGCGGTCGTGGCGACCGGTGAGAAGCATGTGAACGGCATCGAGGACGTCGCTTATATCACTGTCTACTTTTCCAAGAATGTCATCGCCCACTTCAACGTCAATTGGCTGTCGCCGGTAAAGGTTCGGAGCACGCTGATCGGCGGCGAGAAAAAGATGCTGGTCTGGAACGATCTCGAGGCGGACGAGAAGATCAAGATCTACGACAAGGGTGTAAAGACAGCGACCGGGGAACATGTGTATGACCTGCTCGTGAGCTATCGCATGGGGGACATCTGGTCGCCGCGCATTGACCAGATCGAAGCCCTGAAAGTCGAGACCCAGTACTTCGTCGACTGTGTCGAAAAAGGCGAGAGGCCCTTCAACGACGGCATGGCCGGCCTGAACGTGGTCAGGATGCTGGAAGCCGCCGGCAAGTCGCTGTCGCAAAAGGGAGGGATCGTGAATTTATGA
- a CDS encoding N-acetyltransferase — protein sequence MSEYQCIAPDVKLGQNVKMSKFINLYGCTIGDNVKLGAFVEIQKNAFIGNNCKISSHTFICEGVTIEDDVFIGHSVAFINDTYPRATTAGQLQTESDWKVEKTLVKRGASIGSGATILAKVTIGENAIVGAGAIVTKDVPANTIVAGNPAKILRRVDK from the coding sequence ATGAGCGAATACCAGTGCATCGCCCCCGACGTAAAGTTGGGCCAGAACGTAAAGATGTCGAAGTTCATCAATCTGTACGGCTGCACCATCGGCGACAACGTCAAGCTAGGCGCCTTCGTCGAGATCCAGAAGAACGCCTTCATCGGCAACAACTGCAAGATCTCGAGCCACACGTTCATTTGCGAAGGCGTCACGATCGAGGACGACGTCTTCATCGGCCACAGCGTAGCCTTCATCAATGACACCTACCCGCGCGCCACCACCGCCGGCCAACTCCAGACGGAGTCCGACTGGAAAGTAGAAAAGACATTGGTAAAGCGAGGCGCATCCATAGGGAGCGGCGCCACCATCCTCGCCAAAGTAACGATAGGCGAGAACGCCATAGTCGGCGCTGGCGCCATCGTAACAAAGGATGTCCCCGCCAACACAATCGTGGCCGGCAACCCAGCAAAAATCCTCCGCCGCGTTGACAAATAA